In one window of Miscanthus floridulus cultivar M001 chromosome 12, ASM1932011v1, whole genome shotgun sequence DNA:
- the LOC136497197 gene encoding uncharacterized protein: protein MDMPPATQGRLVSAVVDRNLDELCASLDDALSSRQRSPYAEKQLHDKIKAKTDFLRPLLAAEAECHGGACPVRLAEAEARFAVLKATFDQWAQRAVVAAPEPVEEEEEEEEVVGEPEEEEADCSGSSRSTCSCTDSCQEATEGDAKRDDVVEARNKEEASDVIAEDNDAEDETAETRRELATDSVAKKREAMGTREERTLDVIAKKRDTDREAAAETGKRAVQRRWWRQSAAAWCGAACVLAVVAVGLAVELAAVAHRNVNVYVVPT, encoded by the coding sequence ATGGACATGCCGCCGGCGACGCAGGGACGGCTGGTGAGCGCCGTGGTGGACCGGAATCTCGACGAGCTCTGCGCCTCCCTCGACGACGCGCTGTCGTCCAGGCAGCGGAGCCCCTACGCGGAGAAGCAGCTCCACGACAAGATCAAGGCGAAGACCGACTTCCTTCGGCCGCTCCTGGCCGCCGAGGCGGAGTGCCACGGCGGGGCCTGCCCGGTGCGCCTGGCCGAGGCCGAGGCGCGCTTCGCCGTCCTCAAGGCCACGTTCGATCAGTGGGCGCAGCGCGCAGTCGTCGCTGCACCTGAACcagtcgaggaggaggaggaggaggaggaggtggtgggagagcctgaggaggaggaggccgactGCTCGGGGTCCTCGCGGTCCACGTGCTCCTGCACCGACTCGTGCCAGGAGGCGACGGAGGGGGACGCCAAGCGCGATGACGTCGTGGAAGCACGCAACAAGGAGGAGGCGTCGGATGTCATCGCCGAGGACAACGACGCCGAGGACGAGACCGCGGAAACACGCAGGGAGCTGGCCACGGATAGTGTTGCCAAGAAGCGGGAGGCCATGGGAACTCGAGAGGAGAGGACGCTAGACGTCATTGCCAAGAAGCGCGACACCGATCGCGAGGCCGCGGCGGAGACGGGGAAGAGGGCCGTCCAGCGGCGATGGTGGAGGCAGAGTGCTGCTGCCTGGTGCGGTGCAGCCTGCGTGCTCGCGGTGGTCGCCGTCGGGTTGGCGGTGGAGTTGGCCGCGGTGGCTCACCGTAATGTCAATGTTTACGTTGTTCCGACGTAA
- the LOC136497198 gene encoding 14 kDa proline-rich protein DC2.15-like: MAGKASVALFLAVNLVVFAMASACGGDCPTPPTPSTPTPTPASSGKCPRDALKLGVCANVLGLIKAKVGVPPTEPCCPLLEGLVDLEAALCLCTAIKGKILGINLNLPVDLSLILNHCGKTVPTGFKCL; the protein is encoded by the coding sequence ATGGCAGGCAAGGCGTCGGTCGCGCTGTTCCTGGCCGTGAACCTGGTGGTGTTCGCCATGGCCAGCGCCTGCGGTGGCGACTGCCCCACGCCGCCAACCCCTTCGACGCCGACCCCGACGCCGGCCTCGTCCGGCAAGTGCCCCCGCGACGCGCTCAAGCTGGGCGTGTGCGCCAATGTTCTGGGCCTGATCAAGGCCAAGGTGGGCGTGCCGCCCACGGAGCCATGCTGCCCGCTGCTGGAGGGGCtcgtcgacctcgaggccgcacTCTGCCTCTGCACCGCCATCAAGGGCAAAATCCTCGGCATCAACCTCAACCTGCCCGTCGACCTCAGCCTCATCCTCAACCACTGCGGCAAGACCGTGCCCACCGGATTCAAGTGCCTCTAG
- the LOC136497556 gene encoding 14 kDa proline-rich protein DC2.15-like translates to MAGKASIALFLTVNLVVFAMASACGGDCPTPTPSTPTPTPASSGKCPRDALKLGVCANVLGLIKAKVGVPPTEPCCPLLEGLVDLEAALCLCTAIKGRILGINLNLPVDLSLILNHCGKTVPTGFKCL, encoded by the coding sequence ATGGCAGGCAAGGCCTCGATCGCGTTGTTCCTAACCGTGAACCTGGTGGTGTTCGCCATGGCCAGCGCCTGCGGTGGAGACTGCCCCACGCCGACCCCTTCGACGCCGACCCCGACGCCGGCCTCGTCCGGCAAGTGCCCCCGCGACGCGCTCAAGCTGGGCGTGTGCGCCAATGTTCTGGGCCTGATCAAGGCCAAGGTGGGCGTGCCGCCCACGGAGCCATGCTGCCCGCTGCTGGAGGGGCtcgtcgacctcgaggccgcacTGTGCCTCTGCACCGCCATCAAGGGCAGGATCCTCGGCATCAACCTCAACCTGCCCGTCGACCTCAGCCTCATCCTCAACCACTGCGGCAAGACCGTGCCCACCGGATTCAAGTGCCTCTAA
- the LOC136497694 gene encoding 14 kDa proline-rich protein DC2.15-like: MAGKASIALFLTVNLVVFAMASACGGDCPTPTPSTPTPTPASSGKCPRDALKLGVCANILGLIKAKVGVPPTEPCCPLLEGLVDLEAALCLCTAIKGRILGINLNLPVDLSLILNHCGKTVPTGFKCL, encoded by the coding sequence ATGGCAGGCAAGGCCTCGATCGCGTTGTTCCTAACCGTGAACCTGGTGGTGTTCGCCATGGCCAGCGCCTGCGGTGGAGACTGCCCCACGCCGACCCCTTCGACGCCGACCCCGACGCCGGCCTCGTCCGGCAAGTGCCCCCGCGACGCGCTCAAGCTGGGCGTGTGCGCCAATATTCTGGGCCTGATCAAGGCCAAGGTGGGCGTGCCGCCCACGGAGCCATGCTGCCCGCTGCTGGAGGGGCtcgtcgacctcgaggccgcacTGTGCCTCTGCACCGCCATCAAGGGCAGGATCCTCGGCATCAACCTCAACCTGCCCGTCGACCTCAGCCTCATCCTCAACCACTGCGGCAAGACCGTGCCCACCGGATTCAAGTGCCTCTAA